The DNA window TGATATTGAGGACGCAAGGGATGTGTATCAGGAGGCTTTTATGGTGTTCTACGAAAATGTGAAGATGCCCGGTTTTGAATTAAATGCTTCGATCGGGACCTATCTCTACAGTATTTCGCGGAACATCTGGTTAAAAAAGCTTCGGACAATCAGTCGTTCCGGTGAGGTCAGGATTGAGGCTGAAGAAGAGATTACCGATGTGGAAGAAGAAATTTCGGCTTCTGCGGAACGGGATCAGTGGGTGGATGCACTGGAAGGCGCGATGGGCAAGCTCGGGGAACCCTGCAAAAGTATATTGGAAGATTTTTTCTACCATAAACTAAGCATGGAAGAGATTGCCGAAAAAATGAATTATACGAATGCCGCAAATGCGAAGAATCAAAAATACAAGTGTTTTAACCGCTTGAAAAAATTGGTTCTGG is part of the Flavobacteriales bacterium genome and encodes:
- a CDS encoding sigma-70 family RNA polymerase sigma factor, translated to MSERQTLSQLAEEKKLLKSISDGNEFVIKRLYKDNFPAVSRMVTRNSGDIEDARDVYQEAFMVFYENVKMPGFELNASIGTYLYSISRNIWLKKLRTISRSGEVRIEAEEEITDVEEEISASAERDQWVDALEGAMGKLGEPCKSILEDFFYHKLSMEEIAEKMNYTNAANAKNQKYKCFNRLKKLVLVAQREK